CCTGTTTACATATCTTCACCTGGCTCCTGAAAAGGAACTGACACAGGCGCTCCTTGAAAAGAAGGTTACGGCAATCGCCTATGAAACGATACAGCTGCCGGATGGTTCCCTTCCCCTGTTGTCACCGATGAGTGAAGTGGCCGGGCGCATGGCGACACAGATCGGTGCAGAATATCTGCAGAAGATCAAAGGGGGCAAAGGGGTCCTGCTGAGTGGTGTGCCGGGTGTTTCCCGCGGTAAGGTGACGATCATCGGAGGCGGCATGGCTGGAACGAATGCTGCCAAGATGGCTGTCGGACTGGGAGCGGATGTAACGATCCTGGACCTTAACCCAAAACGTTTGAGGGAGTTGGATGATCTTTTCGGCACAAGTGTCCAGACCCTCATGTCATCTCCTCTGAATATTGCACAGGCCGTCAGGGACAGCGATCTCGTCATTGGTGCAGTGCTCATTCCGGGCGCAAAGGCTCCACGTCTTGTCACTGAAGAAATGATCAGCTCCATGAATGCAGGGTCGGTAATCGTAGATATCGCCATCGACCAGGGCGGCATCTTCGAGACGACTGATAAAGTGACGACGCATGATGATCCGATCTACTTCAAGCACGATGTCGTACACTATGCTGTGGCGAACATGCCGGGCGCAGTACCGCGTACGTCCACGATTGCTTTGACGAATGCGACCATGGCCTACGGTCTGCAGATTGCGAACAAGGGCTACAGGGAAGCGGCAAAGTCGAACCCATCACTGCTCGGAGGCTTCAATACACTTGACGGTCATGTGACCTACAAGGCTGTGGCGGAAGCACAGAACCTCGAATACAAAGATGTGAATGACCTTCTGTAAAATAGAGTCATTCAACGGAGAAAGCCCTGCAGAGCACTTGCTCTGCAGGGCTTTCTTCATTCTCCATCCTATGGCTTCATGACTACTTTTATGCAGTCATCTTCGTGGCCATCGAAAATCTTATACATCTTTTCAGCTTTTTTAAGGGGTACTTTATGGGTGATGATATCAGTCGGATCGATTTTACCATCTTCCACCATCCTGTACAGTTCAGGCATGAAGTGTATGACTGGGGCCTGTCCTGCTTTTACTGTAATGTTCCTGGTGAAGATCTTCGGCAGTGGGAAGCCTGCAGCAGGCGCACCATAGATGCCGGTCAATTGGATGGTTCCAAATTTCTTGACCGAGTCTGCAGCAGTGATGATCGGGTCGATTGTGCCGATCTGTCCGCCGAGCGTCTTGATGCGGTCCTTCGCTGTAATTTCTCCATCCATGCCGACGCAGTCGATGACGACTTCGGCACCGCCCCTTGTGGATTCATGGAGATATTTGCCGATATCATCGTATTCCTTGTAGTTGAAAGTTTCGACATTGTTTGTACGTTTGGCATGGTTCAGCCTGACAGGGTCATGGTCGACTGCAATGACACGCTTTGCACCTTTCATCCAAGCGAATTTCTGTGTCATCAGGCCGACTGGACCGGAACCGAGGACAATCACGGTATCCCCATTTTTGACGCCGCTGTTTACGACGCTCCAGTAGGCTGTAGGCATCACATCAGAGAGGAACAGAAGACTTTCGTCTTCAAGTTCGCTTTCTTCCGGTACGACGAACGAAGTGAAGTCGGCATAGGGTACCCTTAAGTATTCCGCTTGTCCACCCGGATAGTTTCCGAACTGCTCGGAGAAACCGAAATAGGCGCCGGTGTCACCGTGTGGATTTGAAACGTCACATTGACTTTCCATCTGATTCTGGCAGAAGTGGCATTCGCCGCAGCTGACGTTGAAGGGGATTACTACGCGGTCCCCTTTTTTGATCTTCTGGACACCGGGGCCGACTTCCTCTACGATACCCATCGGTTCATGTCCGATGATGTAGTCATTTGATATTGGCATGGTTTTTCTGTAAAGATGCAGGTCTGAGCCGCATATCGCTGTCGAGGTAACGCGTATGATCATGTCTGTTCCTTCTTGGATTTCAGGCGCTTTCATCTTCTTGACTTTGACTTTGTTTTTTCCCTGTACAGTTACAGCTTGCACAATTGACACATCCTTTACATGAGTGTTGCATACTTTATTCCCCAATAGGGGGGTCGTAAACATCACCCTGCAATACAGACGACCTCAAACGGGATGTTGCGCGTCAATGCCTTCTTCTGGGCTTCGTCTTTGACGACCGGAATGAGGGCGATGCGCTTTTTCGCATGAATCTTGAGTTTTGCAAGTGGCTGCAGTGCATTGAAGTCGTCCGGATCGATATCCCTCACATCATACATCACGCCGGATACATCGTGTGAGACGAGTTCGTCGAGCAGACGGCTCTGAAGGAAGGGCGGCACGCTGCTGAAGCTCGGTCCGGCGATGAAATGACGGCTGCCGATGAGATTTGAGAGTTCACTGACGAACTGGAGGTTGATGTGATGATGCCGGTCTTCAAAGATCTGGTCCGTGATGAAGCCATCTGCATCCGCCAGCATGCGCACGGTCTCAACGATGATGTTGTGGTGTAGGAAGGGGTCCGTCTCCTCCCAATGGTTCAGGGAAACGAAATGTTCACTTCCTGGATACAGCGCCTTCTTCATGCCCGGCAGGACCAGGTTCGGGGTGCTGAAATCCGGTTTTGCCAATATTTCTGATGTATAGTTTTTTGATAGTTCATGATTCAGATGAATCGTTTTCATATATTTCACCTCATAAAAATTGTATCATAATAATGAATGAACCGAAGCGTTTCGGGTAAAGGAATGACATGCAATCATCATTCAAGGAAGGAAGGATTACATGAAACTAAGCTATCACGGCCATTCAATCATCCAACTCGAAAATAATGATACGAAAGTCATCGTGGATCCGTTCATCAACGGTAATGAACTGACGGATCTCGATGCAGGTGAAGTCAAGGCGGACTATATCCTGCTGACACACGGACATAACGATCATGTGGGGGATACAGTCGAGATTGCGAAAAACAATGATGCGACGGTCGTCGCCCCTGTCGAGCTTGCCGGCTATCTGGAAGGCCAGGGCCTTGAGACGATAGGAATGAACATCGGCGGCAGGAAGTCGTTCGAGTTCGGCTCCATAAAAT
The sequence above is drawn from the Salinicoccus roseus genome and encodes:
- a CDS encoding alcohol dehydrogenase catalytic domain-containing protein; the encoded protein is MQAVTVQGKNKVKVKKMKAPEIQEGTDMIIRVTSTAICGSDLHLYRKTMPISNDYIIGHEPMGIVEEVGPGVQKIKKGDRVVIPFNVSCGECHFCQNQMESQCDVSNPHGDTGAYFGFSEQFGNYPGGQAEYLRVPYADFTSFVVPEESELEDESLLFLSDVMPTAYWSVVNSGVKNGDTVIVLGSGPVGLMTQKFAWMKGAKRVIAVDHDPVRLNHAKRTNNVETFNYKEYDDIGKYLHESTRGGAEVVIDCVGMDGEITAKDRIKTLGGQIGTIDPIITAADSVKKFGTIQLTGIYGAPAAGFPLPKIFTRNITVKAGQAPVIHFMPELYRMVEDGKIDPTDIITHKVPLKKAEKMYKIFDGHEDDCIKVVMKP
- the ald gene encoding alanine dehydrogenase gives rise to the protein MKIGVPKEIKNNESRVGLTPGGVHAFVEAGHTVVVEKNAGGGSYFEDVDYTDAGAEIVDTAGEAWDAEMVVKVKEPLPEEFGHFKEEMILFTYLHLAPEKELTQALLEKKVTAIAYETIQLPDGSLPLLSPMSEVAGRMATQIGAEYLQKIKGGKGVLLSGVPGVSRGKVTIIGGGMAGTNAAKMAVGLGADVTILDLNPKRLRELDDLFGTSVQTLMSSPLNIAQAVRDSDLVIGAVLIPGAKAPRLVTEEMISSMNAGSVIVDIAIDQGGIFETTDKVTTHDDPIYFKHDVVHYAVANMPGAVPRTSTIALTNATMAYGLQIANKGYREAAKSNPSLLGGFNTLDGHVTYKAVAEAQNLEYKDVNDLL